In Silene latifolia isolate original U9 population chromosome 3, ASM4854445v1, whole genome shotgun sequence, a single window of DNA contains:
- the LOC141647507 gene encoding mRNA-decapping enzyme-like protein, which translates to MSHTGKLMPNLDQQGTKTLNLTVLQRIDPCILDILLTAAHVSLYEFNIDLNQWSRKDVEGSLFIVRRNAEPWYQFIVMNRRNTENLVENLLGDFEYEIQKPYLLYKNAAQEVNGIWFYNTRECEEVANLIDRIIDSYPRITSKPQLSNQSDFKELEPTPSMAVMEGPLEPPPVSANAAEVNEIASSFTNFYTATNVVNNGSYSGRPVQTYHPSNHSTSIGLSNLAAAPTGPFEVPSTTTSTPSVPPAHHQNATDPINKNIANLFKPPSFYIPHTSPVVSVPPVSSSLPSVASQPSLTLQRPYGAPLLQPFPPPNPSPSLTPHTASTPTNGPVIDRDKVREALMTLVQDNQFIDMICRALQQV; encoded by the exons ATGTCACACACCGGAAAATTAATGCCTAATTTGGATCAACAAGGCACCAAAACCCTAAATCTCACCGTTCTTCAGCGTATTGATCCTTGTATTCTTGATATTCTTCTTACTGCTGCTCATGTTTCTCTTTACGAATTCAACATCGACCTTAATCAAtgg AGTCGCAAGGATGTCGAAGGATCGCTCTTCATCGTACGAAG GAatgccgaaccttggtatcagtTCATCGTAATGAATCGGAGAAACACAG AAAATCTTGTTGAGAACCTCTTGGGAGACTTTGAGTACGAAATTCAGAAACCATATCTCTTGTACAAAAATGCAGCCCAGGAAGTTAATGGAATATGGTTTTACAATACGCGTGAATGTGAGGAAGTTGCTAATCTTATCGACAG GATAATTGACTCATATCCAAGGATTACGTCTAAGCCACAACTATCTAATCAGAG CGATTTCAAGGAACTGGAACCAACCCCTTCTATGGCAGTGATGGAGGGACCTCTGGAGCCACCACCAGTTTCCGCTAATGCAGCTGAAGTCAATGAGATCGCTTCTTCCTTTACGAACTTTTAT ACAGCAACAAACGTTGTCAACAATGGCTCATATTCCGGAAGGCCAGTGCAAACTTACCATCCATCCAATCATTCAACGTCAATTGGCTTGTCTAATCTGGCAGCCGCTCCTACGGGACCATTTGAAGTACCGTCTACAACCACATCAACCCCTTCTGTTCCTCCAGCCCACCATCAAAATGCTACCGATCCAATCAACAAAAACATAGCAAATCTTTTTAAGCCGCCTTCATTTTACATTCCACACACTTCACCCGTAGTTTCAGTTCCCCCTGTGTCGTCCTCTTTGCCATCAGTTGCATCGCAGCCTTCCTTGACACTACAACGGCCATATGGTGCTCCACTGCTTCAACCTTTCCCCCCGCCAAACCCATCACCATCTCTTACTCCACATACTGCCTCTACCCCAACAAATGGACCTGTTATAGATAGAGACAAAGTTCGTGAAGCGCTTATGACTCTTGTCCAG GACAATCAGTTCATTGATATGATATGCAGAGCTCTACAACAAGTATAG
- the LOC141647506 gene encoding protein trichome birefringence-like 8 — protein MDLQTPTQQKLNFFSPFIPITNIRKQHVYIFSIFLFILISITLFTILNPFDTQSRFAINFSPNRKGKEACDYSNGEWVWDESNPISGYDESCQFLDLGFRCHQNGRADQSFRHWRWKPHGCDLPRFNASEFLERSRNGRIVFAGDSIGRNQWESLLCMLSKGVSNQSSIYEANGIPITRHKGYFSMVFQDFNLSVEYYRVPFLVRVGRAPPKSPEQVRSSIKLDKLHWYSEKWSGAHVIVFNDGHWWNEEKTIGAGIYFEEGGTVNVTMHYMEAFRRSIRTWKTWAEEKLDPQRSHIFFRSYSPTHFRNGTWFTGGTCRESLSPEKNKTKLQADPPFNDYISEVIREMEGDKRKVKFLNITYLSEFRSDGHPSINREPIPSQPVVEDCSHWCLPGIPDTWNEMLYANLLMQDFRIN, from the exons ATGGATCTCCAAACCCCAACACAACAAAAATTAAACTTCTTTTCACCCTTCATTCCTATTACTAATATCAGAAAACAACATGTTTAcatattttcaatctttcttttcattctcaTCTCCATAACTCTTTTTACAATTCTAAACCCTTTTGATACTCAATCTCGTTTCGCCATAAACTTTTCCCCTAACCGAAAAGGAAAGGAAGCTTGTGACTATTCCAATGGAGAATGGGTATGGGATGAAAGCAACCCTATTAGTGGTTACGACGAAAGTTGTCAATTTCTTGATCTCGGCTTCCGGTGCCACCAAAATGGACGTGCCGATCAGAGCTTTCGTCATTGGCGATGGAAACCCCACGGTTGTGATCTTCCGAG ATTCAATGCAAGTGAGTTTCTGGAAAGGAGCAGAAACGGAAGAATAGTGTTTGCCGGAGATTCGATAGGTAGAAACCAATGGGAATCACTACTTTGCATGTTGTCTAAAGGGGTTTCAAATCAGTCATCAATATATGAAGCAAATGGAATCCCCATAACTAGGCACAAGGGCTACTTCTCTATGGTCTTTCAAGACTTCAACTTAAGCGTAGAGTACTATCGCGTTCCCTTCTTAGTACGTGTCGGTCGTGCACCACCCAAGTCTCCCGAACAAGTTAGAAGCTCCATTAAGCTTGACAAACTCCATTGGTACTCAGAGAAATGGTCAGGAGCACATGTTATTGTCTTCAATGACGGGCATTGGTGGAATGAGGAGAAAACTATCGGAGC GGGCATTTACTTTGAAGAAGGGGGGACGGTAAACGTGACAATGCATTATATGGAGGCATTCCGAAGGTCAATAAGGACATGGAAGACATGGGCGGAAGAGAAGTTGGATCCGCAAAGAAGTCACATTTTTTTCCGAAGCTATTCTCCAACACATTTCAG GAATGGAACGTGGTTTACCGGTGGTACTTGTAGAGAAAGCCTGTCTCCTGAGAAGAACAAAACGAAGCTGCAGGCAGATCCGCCTTTCAACGATTATATTTCAGAAGTAATCAGAGAAATGGAAGGCGACAAAAGGAAGGTCAAGTTTTTGAACATCACATATCTATCGGAGTTCAGATCAGATGGTCATCCATCCATTAATCGGGAGCCGATCCCTTCACAGCCTGTTGTAGAAGATTGTAGCCATTGGTGTCTTCCTGGAATCCCAGACACATGGAATGAAATGCTTTATGCTAATTTACTAATGCAAGACTTCAGAATTAATTAG